From Triticum aestivum cultivar Chinese Spring chromosome 4A, IWGSC CS RefSeq v2.1, whole genome shotgun sequence, a single genomic window includes:
- the LOC123086605 gene encoding filaggrin-2 isoform X2 — MATIIMRVDLDCDRCYKKIRKVLCKLQDRENIKMISYDEKSNTVTVSGSFDAEEVADRLCSDAGKVITDVQVARGNQMNPSAKVAPKQHGKEGHGPGPGPQAHGHGHGAGPQAHSYGGKPEKTKHVKFGMDDDERIDRHGPGPQVHGHGGKPDKTKHVQFGMEDDERIDRRGHHDQGHGQGHGHGHGNGHGGKPKVVTTTAMSRNEAPRGQQPASMAAMAPMRMPTPAPSMTMMPQAMATPSIWPAAPGWGYSAPAYGYGHAGGAPAGGYYGGPVYDHGAYGAYVGGYGRNPYQPQCYEEEPSAGCIVM; from the exons ATGGCGACAATCATCATGAGAGTCGACCTTGACTGCGACCGATGCTACAAGAAGATCAGAAAGGTCCTCTGCAAGCTCCAAG ACAGAGAAAACATCAAGATGATCTCGTACGACGAGAAGAGCAACACGGTGACTGTGTCCGGCTCCTTCGACGCCGAGGAGGTCGCCGACAGGCTCTGCTCCGATGCTGGCAAGGTGATCACCGACGTACAAGTCGCCAGGGGGAACCAGATGAACCCCAGTGCCAAGGTGGCGCCCAAGCAGCACGGCAAGGAGGGCCACGGCCCCGGCCCCGGCCCCCAAGCGCACGGTCACGGCCACGGCGCTGGGCCCCAAGCGCACAGTTACGGCGGCAAGCCGGAGAAGACCAAGCACGTCAAGTTCGGCATGGATGACGACGAACGAATCGATCGGCACGGCCCCGGACCGCAAGTGCACGGTCACGGCGGCAAGCCGGACAAGACCAAGCACGTCCAGTTCGGCATGGAGGACGACGAACGAATCGATCGGCGCGGTCACCACGACCAAGGCCACGGACAAGGACATGGACATGGACACGGCAATGGCCACGGCGGAAAGCCGAAGGTGGTAACTACCACGGCGATGTCACGGAATGAGGCCCCGCGCGGCCAGCAGCCGGCGTCCATGGCGGCCATGGCGCCGATGCGGATGCCGACGCCGGCGCCTAGCATGACGATGATGCCGCAGGCGATGGCCACGCCGTCCATCTGGCCGGCCGCCCCTGGGTGGGGGTACAGCGCACCCGCATACGGGTACGGGCACGCCGGAGGGGCACCTGCCGGCGGGTACTACGGCGGGCCCGTGTACGACCACGGCGCGTACGGGGCGTACGTCGGAGGGTACGGCAGGAATCCGTACCAGCCGCAGTGCTACGAGGAGGAGCCTAGCGCTGGGTGCATCGTCATGTGA
- the LOC123086605 gene encoding filaggrin-2 isoform X1, translated as MVGKRRERVVPSLLADTLRTTCRAGQKSGCSESATGGKVAMATIIMRVDLDCDRCYKKIRKVLCKLQDRENIKMISYDEKSNTVTVSGSFDAEEVADRLCSDAGKVITDVQVARGNQMNPSAKVAPKQHGKEGHGPGPGPQAHGHGHGAGPQAHSYGGKPEKTKHVKFGMDDDERIDRHGPGPQVHGHGGKPDKTKHVQFGMEDDERIDRRGHHDQGHGQGHGHGHGNGHGGKPKVVTTTAMSRNEAPRGQQPASMAAMAPMRMPTPAPSMTMMPQAMATPSIWPAAPGWGYSAPAYGYGHAGGAPAGGYYGGPVYDHGAYGAYVGGYGRNPYQPQCYEEEPSAGCIVM; from the exons ATGGTGGGGAAAAGGCGGGAGAG GGTAGTGCCCTCCTTGCTCGCCGACACACTACGGACTACGTGCCGGGCGGGCCAGAAAAGCGGCTGCAGCGAAAGCGCTACGGGTGGAAAGGTGGCG ATGGCGACAATCATCATGAGAGTCGACCTTGACTGCGACCGATGCTACAAGAAGATCAGAAAGGTCCTCTGCAAGCTCCAAG ACAGAGAAAACATCAAGATGATCTCGTACGACGAGAAGAGCAACACGGTGACTGTGTCCGGCTCCTTCGACGCCGAGGAGGTCGCCGACAGGCTCTGCTCCGATGCTGGCAAGGTGATCACCGACGTACAAGTCGCCAGGGGGAACCAGATGAACCCCAGTGCCAAGGTGGCGCCCAAGCAGCACGGCAAGGAGGGCCACGGCCCCGGCCCCGGCCCCCAAGCGCACGGTCACGGCCACGGCGCTGGGCCCCAAGCGCACAGTTACGGCGGCAAGCCGGAGAAGACCAAGCACGTCAAGTTCGGCATGGATGACGACGAACGAATCGATCGGCACGGCCCCGGACCGCAAGTGCACGGTCACGGCGGCAAGCCGGACAAGACCAAGCACGTCCAGTTCGGCATGGAGGACGACGAACGAATCGATCGGCGCGGTCACCACGACCAAGGCCACGGACAAGGACATGGACATGGACACGGCAATGGCCACGGCGGAAAGCCGAAGGTGGTAACTACCACGGCGATGTCACGGAATGAGGCCCCGCGCGGCCAGCAGCCGGCGTCCATGGCGGCCATGGCGCCGATGCGGATGCCGACGCCGGCGCCTAGCATGACGATGATGCCGCAGGCGATGGCCACGCCGTCCATCTGGCCGGCCGCCCCTGGGTGGGGGTACAGCGCACCCGCATACGGGTACGGGCACGCCGGAGGGGCACCTGCCGGCGGGTACTACGGCGGGCCCGTGTACGACCACGGCGCGTACGGGGCGTACGTCGGAGGGTACGGCAGGAATCCGTACCAGCCGCAGTGCTACGAGGAGGAGCCTAGCGCTGGGTGCATCGTCATGTGA